The Desulfurella sp. genome includes the window TCATGAGCAGTATGAGCTTGATATTTGGTATAGACGATGTATTAGACTCGATAAAAGATATAGCATATATGATAATCACATTAATAAATACATATAACATTTAGAATTAAATATTTCAATTTACACCATGTATTATTCTTAGTATTATTTCGGGTATGTCTGTAATAATGATATCAACATTCAGTTTAATTAATTCAATTGCCCTTCTTGAATCATTAACAGTCCACGCTGCTACATAATAATTATTCATATGCAAATAATCAACAAGTTCTCTAGTAATGTAATTATGATTTATAGATATTCCATCCGCCTCGGAATCCCTTATCATGTTAACTAACGATATGGGGGTGGGAGGATGATAATCGACATTTCCTAAAAATATTATAGCGTTTGATAACGATTGTTTATACCTTCGTATTTCATCATAATACCCTGTAGATATTATTAATGGTTTTGCTGTTTTGTATTTTGATAATGTTTTAATCAATTCCTCAGAAATTTTTGTCTTTATGTCCAGCCAAATACCTATTTCACTTGAATATAATTTCATAAATTCCTGCAAAGTAAGTGCATTAAATATAGGGTCTCTATTTACTATTACATTTATTAAAAATGCTCTTATTTTATTCGGAATATTTTGCGGAAATTTATAATCGGGCCCGTGATTAAGTATTAACTTACTACTTTTATCTCGATCAACATCGACTTCTATATAAGGTACTTTAATACTTAATGCCCTTTTAATTAATCGTTTATTATTAGCTCTATGCATTACAATTATTGGTTTTGCTTCAAACATTGGCTATCTCTTAATTAGAGGATAAGGCTTATAAATATTATTGATAATTTTTATCTAATGAGTATTAGGAATATTAAAGCAATATTCTTTGACTATGATGATACACTTGTATTAGTTAAGGATGCTAGGCGTGATGCATTAAATAATATTGCACGTATATTGTCAGAGAAGTACTCACTTAACTTAGATACTGTGATTAATACGTTGTTACGTATAGAACAGAAGATGGAAATAAGCGGTATTTTTAATAGAGATCTTTGGTGGAGAGAGGCTCTTACACAATTTAATATAACTCACGTACCCACCTATGAACTTGAAAAATTAACAGAAATTTACTGGAATACCTGGGCCCATAAGACGCTTCCGCAGCAGTACGCCTTAGAAACGTTGTACGAACTCAAGAGGTGCGGCTATATATTGGGTTTGATAGCAAATACTGATGGAAAACCTGGTCTTAAAATAAAACGTTTAGAGAAGGGACCTATACCTCTTTCATTATTCAACCTAATAATAATAGCTGGTGATGATACTAAGGAAATAAAGCCTAGCCCTGAACCATTCATCGTAGCTCTGAATAGACTAAATTTAAGAGGTGATGAGTGCATGTACGTAGGCGATAAAGCATACTCCGATGTGCCTGGAGCTAAAGCTGTAAATATGCTAACAGTATTGTTAACGGATGAGCCGCTATATGGATTAGATCCAAAACCCGACATGACCATAAGGTCACTTAAGGAGTTGCTTGATATATTGGATTGTCATAAAACTTAAAATATTAAGATTGATTATGTGGATCCATATGAAGCGTTATGATGTGGCGATAATAGGCAGAGCAGGTATAGATTTGTATTCAGATGATTTAGGTGCGCCATTGGATCAAGCAAGACATTTTATGAAGTATGTGGGTGGAACGGCAGCTAATACAGCTATTGGGTGTGCTAAATATGGAATGAAGGTCGCGTTAATAACTAAGGTCAGTAAGGATCCCCTGGGTAAGTTTATAAAGGATTACCTGGCTAAAAATGGTGTTGATGCGTCATACATAAAGGAAGATCCAGACGCATTTGTAGGTGTTGTTTTCGCCGCAATATTTCCAGGTAAGGATCCAGATTTTATCTTTTATAGGCCACCGGGTTATACGGCAGATACTAGGATAAGTAAGAAGGATATACCGGTAAATGTTATTAGGGATAGTAAGGTACTTGAGGTTACGGGTACGGGATTGACTGAAACACCTTCGTATGAGGCAAACCTATATGCTGTGGAGGTGGCTAAGGAAAGTAATACTGAGGTATTATTTAACTTAGATTGGAGGGAAAGCCTTTGGAAATATGTGGCAAAGCAAGAGAGATTGAGAAGGTATGAATCCGTATTAGAGAAGGCAGATATTGTAGTTGGTGGGATTCCTGAATGGTTAGCTGCGACTGGCACTTCCAATATAGATGATGCTATTAACTACGTAAAGAAGATTAACAATAACGTGAAGATAATGATAATAACGAGAGGTAATGAGGGGGTCACAGCATTTTGGAATGGAGAGAGGATAGATGTGGAAGCCTTTAAAGTAAATATATTAAAGACATTAGGTGCTGGCGATGCTTTTCTCGCGGCGTTCCTTTACGGGTATTTATATTTAATACCTAATGGATGGAGTGTAAGAGATATATTACGATTTGCTAATGCAGCAGCAGCGATAGTGGTTACGAGGCATTCGTGCTCAGAGGCTATGCCTACATTTGATGAGGTTACGATATTCATTAAAAATAATATAAATAAATAATGAATATATCCTTATTATATTTTTATGTAGGACACGGATATTTTTAAATAATCATCTTTTTATGAGGGTAACACTTTAATAATGATGTAAAATGGAATAATTGAGAATTGTCATGCCTGAATACACAGGCGCTGAATTCATAGCAAGGTTCCTGAAGGAAAATAAGATTAAGTATGTATTTGGTATTGTTGGCCATGGTAATGCTACCATAGTTGATGCAATAAGGGATATGGAGCCTGATGTTACGTTTATACCCGTTAAGCATGAACAGTGGGGCGGGCATATGGCTGATGGTTATTTCCGCGCCAACAGAAAAACGCCAGCTGTGGTTACGACCTCCGTTGGCCCTGGCGCAACTAATTTAGCTACTGCATTGGCCACGGCTTTTGTCGACTCATCAACCTTTATAGCAATTACCGGTCAAATACAGACTTATTTATTTGGTATGGGTATTTTTCAAGAAATAGAAAGGCATCATTGGGTTGATTACGTTAATTTAATGAGACACATAACTAAAAGATCCTGGTTGATAACAAACATTAGGCAATTACCCAGGGTCCTTGCAAATGCGTATAAAAAGGCTATTAGTGGAAGACCAGGGCCTGTCCTTATAGATATGCCGATGGATATGCAAGTAACAAAGTTGAGTGGTGATATACCAATAATGGAGAATTACATGCCCATGGGCAGGTTATACCCAGACCCGGACCTTATTAAGAAGGCTGCTGAATTACTGCTTAATGCTGAACGTCCATTAATTCTAATTGGTGGTGGTGCTACCATGTCAAACGCTACTGACGAGTTAATCAAGGTCGCAGAATTTCTAGACGCGCCTGTGGTCACATCATTCCGAGGGGAAGCTAAGGGTGCTTTCCCTGAGGATCATGAGTTATATGCCTTCTCCATTGGAAATATTGGTAGCCTTGTTGGTAATGAGCTAGCCAAGAACGCTGACGTGATATTGGCAGTGGGTGTTACATTTAGTGATGAAACCGCAAGTTCCTATAGGCCCGGCGTGACCCTGAACATACCACCAACAAAATTAATACATATAGATATAGATCCTCATGAAATAGGTAAGAACTATCCTGTCGAGGTGGGTATCGTAGCTGATGCAAAGGCCGCATTGGGCGAGTTATATAAGGTGCTTGTTCAATTAGGTAAGAAGAAGGAAAATACTGCATGGCATCAAAGAATGAAGGAACTAAAGGCAAAATTCCTTCAGGAGATAGAGGATTTAAGGGCTAAGGCGCCCATGGGCATACCAAATATCGTAAAGCTAACCCGTGAGGTACTTCCTAGAGATGCCATAATAACGCTCAGTGCCGGTTTACCGCAGGAAATATTCTCCCAATTATGGATTACGTATTATCCATTGACATTTATTAGCTCAGGCGGCTTCTCTACAATGGGTTTTGCATTACCCGCAGCAATTGGAGCTAAATTAGCGAGGCCGGACAAGATAGTGACCGCCATTGAGGGTGATGGTTCATTCCTAATGAATAACGTGGAGTTATCAACAGCCGTTCAGTTTAATATACCGATAATAGTCATAGTCCTAAATAATTTCGGTTGGATATCAATAAGAGATCTTCAAATTAGGCGTTATGCGGAAAGGATATATGCCACTGAATTTAGGAAGGGTAAAGAGCGTTATGTAATTGATTTTGAGAAGATCGTAAAGGCATATGGAGCAGAATACCTAAGGGCAGAGGATCCAACTGCGTATCAAGACGCATTAAGAAAGGCAATTAAGAGTGAGGGTGTTACTGTAATTGAGGCAATTGTGGAAACGAGATTTCCATACAGCGGTTCAATAGCCTACGGCTACTGGGATATTCCATCACCCTATGTTCATGACTAAACTAAAGATTAAAATTTAAAAGTTTAAACAGAGTAAATTTTTTAAATAATTAATATTACAATTGACGCAATAAAATATGAATAGTGTACTTAATTTAGGAATAATCGGTGTTGGTGGTATCGGTAAAGTACACGCACGTAACGTTGCAACCAAAATACCGAACGCAAAATTAGTAGCTATTGCAGACATAAACATCGATGTTGCACGTAAGGTGGCGCAGGAGATTGGGCTTAAAGACATAAAGATATATAGTAATTATCAAGAATTAATACAGAATAGCAATATTGATGGCGTAATAATAGCTACGCCAACCTTTACTAAGAAGGATATCGTAATAGCCGCAGCTGATGCTGGTAAGCATGTTTTCGTTGAAAAGCCATTAGCCTTGAATCTTAGGGACGTTGATGAGATGATAAAGCACGTAGAAAGACAGAGAATAAAGGTGGTCGTTGGTTACCAAAGGAGGTATGATAGAGCATTCATTAAGGCAAAGGAGGCAGTATCCCAGGGAAAAGTTGGCAATATATTAACAATAAAATCGTGGACCAGGGATCCGCCGCCAATGCCCCAGGGATGGGCTGCAGACCCTAGGTTAAGCGGTGGTCGATTAATTGATAGTTTAACGCATGATTTCGACATAATTAGATACTTAACTGGCACCGAGGTAGTAAGTGTATATGCCGAGGGTTCGGTAATGGTTTATGAAGAGTATAAGAAATTGGGTGATTATGATCATCTCTTTGTAATCTTAAAAATGAGTAATGGCATCTTAGGCTTAGCGGAGTATTCAGGATATACTCCGTATGGATACGACACTGGAGTAGAGATACATGGTAGCAAAGGTAAGGTTATTATTAGTATGGGCACTAATTCGTCCTATATGGCTATTTCTGATAATGCATATATTTATGATATTCCTACCCACTGGACAGAGAGATATGAGGATGCCTATGTAAGCGAATTAATGGACTTTGTGGACTCGGTAATTAACGATAGGGAACCAAAATGCACAATTTATGATGGGCGTGCAGCGCTTGAAATTGCCTTGGCTGCGTGGGAGTCAATACGTAAGGGTGTGCCTGTAAAAATACCATTGGGGTGAGTTACATGAAGATAGCCGTTACCACAATAGCCTGGGGCAAAATAAGGAGTAAGAAGGCGTTCATTAACGTATTAAAGTCAATAAAGGACATAGGTTACGATGGTGTTGGAATCGAAACACGGTTATTACCTAAGG containing:
- a CDS encoding glycerophosphodiester phosphodiesterase translates to MHRANNKRLIKRALSIKVPYIEVDVDRDKSSKLILNHGPDYKFPQNIPNKIRAFLINVIVNRDPIFNALTLQEFMKLYSSEIGIWLDIKTKISEELIKTLSKYKTAKPLIISTGYYDEIRRYKQSLSNAIIFLGNVDYHPPTPISLVNMIRDSEADGISINHNYITRELVDYLHMNNYYVAAWTVNDSRRAIELIKLNVDIIITDIPEIILRIIHGVN
- a CDS encoding HAD family hydrolase; translation: MSIRNIKAIFFDYDDTLVLVKDARRDALNNIARILSEKYSLNLDTVINTLLRIEQKMEISGIFNRDLWWREALTQFNITHVPTYELEKLTEIYWNTWAHKTLPQQYALETLYELKRCGYILGLIANTDGKPGLKIKRLEKGPIPLSLFNLIIIAGDDTKEIKPSPEPFIVALNRLNLRGDECMYVGDKAYSDVPGAKAVNMLTVLLTDEPLYGLDPKPDMTIRSLKELLDILDCHKT
- the iolC gene encoding 5-dehydro-2-deoxygluconokinase, which gives rise to MKRYDVAIIGRAGIDLYSDDLGAPLDQARHFMKYVGGTAANTAIGCAKYGMKVALITKVSKDPLGKFIKDYLAKNGVDASYIKEDPDAFVGVVFAAIFPGKDPDFIFYRPPGYTADTRISKKDIPVNVIRDSKVLEVTGTGLTETPSYEANLYAVEVAKESNTEVLFNLDWRESLWKYVAKQERLRRYESVLEKADIVVGGIPEWLAATGTSNIDDAINYVKKINNNVKIMIITRGNEGVTAFWNGERIDVEAFKVNILKTLGAGDAFLAAFLYGYLYLIPNGWSVRDILRFANAAAAIVVTRHSCSEAMPTFDEVTIFIKNNINK
- a CDS encoding thiamine pyrophosphate-binding protein produces the protein MPEYTGAEFIARFLKENKIKYVFGIVGHGNATIVDAIRDMEPDVTFIPVKHEQWGGHMADGYFRANRKTPAVVTTSVGPGATNLATALATAFVDSSTFIAITGQIQTYLFGMGIFQEIERHHWVDYVNLMRHITKRSWLITNIRQLPRVLANAYKKAISGRPGPVLIDMPMDMQVTKLSGDIPIMENYMPMGRLYPDPDLIKKAAELLLNAERPLILIGGGATMSNATDELIKVAEFLDAPVVTSFRGEAKGAFPEDHELYAFSIGNIGSLVGNELAKNADVILAVGVTFSDETASSYRPGVTLNIPPTKLIHIDIDPHEIGKNYPVEVGIVADAKAALGELYKVLVQLGKKKENTAWHQRMKELKAKFLQEIEDLRAKAPMGIPNIVKLTREVLPRDAIITLSAGLPQEIFSQLWITYYPLTFISSGGFSTMGFALPAAIGAKLARPDKIVTAIEGDGSFLMNNVELSTAVQFNIPIIVIVLNNFGWISIRDLQIRRYAERIYATEFRKGKERYVIDFEKIVKAYGAEYLRAEDPTAYQDALRKAIKSEGVTVIEAIVETRFPYSGSIAYGYWDIPSPYVHD
- a CDS encoding Gfo/Idh/MocA family oxidoreductase, which produces MNSVLNLGIIGVGGIGKVHARNVATKIPNAKLVAIADINIDVARKVAQEIGLKDIKIYSNYQELIQNSNIDGVIIATPTFTKKDIVIAAADAGKHVFVEKPLALNLRDVDEMIKHVERQRIKVVVGYQRRYDRAFIKAKEAVSQGKVGNILTIKSWTRDPPPMPQGWAADPRLSGGRLIDSLTHDFDIIRYLTGTEVVSVYAEGSVMVYEEYKKLGDYDHLFVILKMSNGILGLAEYSGYTPYGYDTGVEIHGSKGKVIISMGTNSSYMAISDNAYIYDIPTHWTERYEDAYVSELMDFVDSVINDREPKCTIYDGRAALEIALAAWESIRKGVPVKIPLG